The Kluyvera intermedia genome includes the window GTGCCAGTCTTATCATGACGAAAAGCGCTAACCACTCTGTTGAACAAGTTCGTTTGCGTAAATAATCTTGATTAATAAAAAAGGGAGCCGAAGCTCCCTTTTTTATTCTGCGCTGCGAAGTGAAATCTCTCCGCCAAGCCACGGTTTAATTATTCCATCTTGCTCAAGTAATAATGCCCCCTGAGTATCAATGCCGCGAGAAATACCAAAGATCTCTTTATCGCCAATAATTAACTTAACCGGGCGGTTAATAAAGTTATCCAGCTTGTCCCAGCGATGCAGATAGGGCGCCAGCCCTTCTTGTTCGAAAACGCGTAAAGCATCATGCAGTTCATTAATCAGGCGGGCGGCCAGAATATTACGGTCGATAACAATGCCAGCCTCCTGCAGGTTAATCCAGCCCTGGTTAATAACGTCGTTCTCAACCCGACGCATCACAAGATTGATACCTGCACCAATGACAATGTGCGCCGCATCCCCTGTTCTCCCGATGAGTTCAACCAGAATACCCGCTAGCTTACGATCATTCAGATAAAGATCATTTGGCCATTTTACGCGAACTTTATCAGCCCCAAGTTCTTGTAAAACTTCGGCCATGACAATGCCAATGACAAGACTAAGACCGATTGCGGCAGCAGGCCCCTGCTCTAAACGCCAAAACATGGAAAGATATAGATTCGCACCAAAGGGGGAAAACCATTTTCGCCCACGTCGACCACGCCCTGCCTGCTGATATTCAGCAACACAGGCATCGCCAGATTGCAGTTCGGTAATACGATCCAGAAGATACTGGTTGGTTGAATCAATTACGGGAAGGACAGTAACGTTTCCATAATTGACTTTATTGCGAATACGTTCGGCATCCAGTAATTGGATAGGCTCAGGCAGACTGTAACCTTTTCCAGGGACGGTAAAAACATCGATACCCCAGTCACGCAAGGTCTGAATATGTTTATTAATGGCCGCTCGGCTCATGCCTAGCTGCTCACCCAATTGCTCACCTGAGTGGAAATCACCATCAGCAAGTAGAGAGATGAGGATTAATGGAACAGTATTATCTTTCATTTAATGACCTCAACCGCACTAACTTCACCCGAACTACCAATAAAACGGACTTCCGGCTCCAGCCAGACGTTGAATTTTTCGCCGACTTGCTGGCGAACATAGTGGGCCAATCTGACAACATCCTGGCTCTGAGCATGTTCAACGTTAATCAAAACCAGCGCCTGTTGTTGGTGCACTGCTGCACCACCTTCGATATGGCCTTTCAATTGGCATTGATCGATGAGCCAACCAGCAGCTAATTTAACGCTACCGTCCTTTTGCAGGTAATGTGGTGCTTTCGGGAAATTTGCCAGCAATGTTTCGGCGTATTCACCGCTAACAACGGGGTTCTTAAAGAAGCTACCGGCGTTACCATTGACCTTAGGATCCGGCAGCTTAGTCATGCGCATATTGCATACAGAATCGAAAACATCTCGTGGAGTGACAGTTTCAGGATCCAACTTAGTGAGATCGCCGTAGGTCAGAACGGGCTTCCAGGTTTTAACCAAACTGAAACCGACGGCAACAATGACAAAACGGCCCTGATAAGCATGCTTGAAGATGCTATCGCGATAACCGAACTGACATTCAGCCGCGGACAGACGTTTTCGTTCGCCCGTAGCAAGTTCAAGGCAGTCAACATATTCGCAAACGTGTTGCAATTCGACGCCATAGGCACCGATATTTTGAATTGGAGAAGATCCAGCACAGCCCGGGATCAGTGCAAGATTTTCCAAACCAGGCATGTTGTTATCTAATGCAAAACGGACTAATTGATGCCAGTTTTCCCCGGCATTAACATGTAAATGCCATGCTTCTGCAGTTTCCGTCACCTCAATGCCTTTAAGGCGGTTAAGGATGACGGTACCAGAAAAGTCTTCCAGAAACAGGACATTGCTCCCTTCACCCAGAATTAAAACCGGTAACCCTTCACGGGTAGCGTGTTGCCAGGCATTTAATAATTGTTGTTCATTTTCCGCGCATACGATGTGTTTTGCACAATGGTCAATGCCGAAGGTGTTCAAGGGTTTTAAGGAGTGGGTCATGGCTGCTTTCCTGAGGCTAAATCGACGACAGTTTACCGTATCTGCACGGGGAAGGCTTGCGGTTATGTGAAGAGGAGTAGTGTAGCCGATATAATGGCTGGGATTTTCACCGTATGTTGGTGGGGGCTGGGAATTTTTGGTTCAGATCCACCCCGGAGTCGGTGTAAACGCCTTATCCGGGCTACCGGACGGGGCTGTTGTCGCCCGGGCGAACGCAGTGACGCCGGGATTTTATCCGCCTTTCATTTCGCACACACGCAAAAAAGCCCATCCGGCAGGATGGGCTTCTTCACTATTTGATGCCTGGCAGTTCCCTACTCTCGCATGGGGAGACCCCACACTACCATCGGCGCTACGGCGTTTCACTTCTGAGTTCGGCATGGGGTCAGGTGGGACCACCGCGCTAGTGCCGCCAGGCAAATTCTGTTTATCAACACGCATCTCTGCATGTCGATTTAATCTGTCTCAAGCTGAATATTGTGTCTCTCTACCTACAAAACACCTTTGGCGTTGTAAGGTTAAGCCTCACGGTTCATTAGTACTGGTTAGCTCAACGTATCGCTACGCTTACACACCCAGCCTATCAACGTCGTAGTCTTCAACGTTCCTTCAGGACTCTCAAGGAGTCAGGGAGAACTCATCTCGGGGCAAGTTTCGTGCTTAGATGCTTTCAGCACTTATCTTTTCCGCATTTAGCTACCGGGCAATGCCATTGGCATGACAACCCGAACACCAGTGATGCGTCCACTCCGGTCCTCTCGTACTAGGAGCAGCCCCCCTCAATTCTCCAGCGCCCACGGCAGATAGGGACCGAACTGTCTCACGACGTTCTAAACCCAGCTCGCGTACCACTTTAAATGGCGAACAGCCATACCCTTGGGACCTACTTCAGCCCCAGGATGTGATGAGCCGACATCGAGGTGCCAAACACCGCCGTCGATATGAACTCTTGGGCGGTATCAGCCTGTTATCCCCGGAGTACCTTTTATCCGTTGAGCGATGGCCCTTCCATTCAGAACCACCGGATCACTATGACCTGCTTTCGCACCTGCTCGAGCCGTCACTCTCGCAGTCAAGCTAGCTTATGCCATTGCACTAACCTCCTGATGTCCGACCAGGATTAGCTAACCTTCGTGCTCCTCCGTTACTCTTTAGGAGGAGACCGCCCCAGTCAAACTACCCACCAGACACTGTCCGCAACCCGGGTAACGGGTCTACGTTAGAACACCAGCCATTAAAGGGTGGTATTTCAAGGTTGGCTCCATGCAGACTGGCGTCCACACTTCAAAGCCTCCCACCTATCCTACACATCAAGGACCAGTGTTCAGTGTCAAGCTATAGTAAAGGTTCACGGGGTCTTTCCGTCTTGCCGCGGGTACACTGCATCTTCACAGCGAGTTCAATTTCACTGAGTCTCGGGTGGAGACAGCCTGGCCATCATTACGCCATTCGTGCAGGTCGGAACTTACCCGACAAGGAATTTCGCTACCTTAGGACCGTTATAGTTACGGCCGCCGTTTACCGGGGCTTCGATCAAGAGCTTCGCCTTACAGCTAACCCCATCAATTAACCTTCCGGCACCGGGCAGGCGTCACACCGTATACGTCCACTTTCGTGTTTGCACAGTGCTGTGTTTTTAATAAACAGTTGCAGCCAGCTGGTATCTTCGACTGATTTCAGCTCCATGGGTAAACCACTTCACCTACATATCAGCGTGCCTTCTCCCGAAGTTACGGCACCATTTTGCCTAGTTCCTTCACCCGAGTTCTCTCAAGCGCCTTGGTATTCTCTACCTGACCACCTGTGTCGGTTTGGGGTACGATTTGATGTTACCTGATGCTTAGAGGCTTTTCCTGGAAGTGCGGCATTTGTTACTTCAGCACCGTAGTGCCTCGTCATCACACCTCAGCGTTAATAAGAGTCCGGATTTACCTAAACTCTCCGCCTACATGCTTAAACCGGGACAACCGTCGCCCGGCTAACATAGCCCTCTCCGTCCCCCCTTCGCAGTAACACCAAGTACAGGAATATTAACCTGTTTCCCATCGACTACGCCTTTCGGCCTCGCCTTAGGGGTCGACTCACCCTGCCCCGATTAACGTTGGACAGGAACCCTTGGTCTTCCGGCGTGCGGGTTTTTCACCCGCATTATCGTTACTTATGTCAGCATTCGCACTTCTGATACCTCCAGCACCCCTCACAGGACACCTTCAACGG containing:
- the murB gene encoding UDP-N-acetylmuramate dehydrogenase, encoding MTHSLKPLNTFGIDHCAKHIVCAENEQQLLNAWQHATREGLPVLILGEGSNVLFLEDFSGTVILNRLKGIEVTETAEAWHLHVNAGENWHQLVRFALDNNMPGLENLALIPGCAGSSPIQNIGAYGVELQHVCEYVDCLELATGERKRLSAAECQFGYRDSIFKHAYQGRFVIVAVGFSLVKTWKPVLTYGDLTKLDPETVTPRDVFDSVCNMRMTKLPDPKVNGNAGSFFKNPVVSGEYAETLLANFPKAPHYLQKDGSVKLAAGWLIDQCQLKGHIEGGAAVHQQQALVLINVEHAQSQDVVRLAHYVRQQVGEKFNVWLEPEVRFIGSSGEVSAVEVIK
- the birA gene encoding bifunctional biotin--[acetyl-CoA-carboxylase] ligase/biotin operon repressor BirA, which encodes MKDNTVPLILISLLADGDFHSGEQLGEQLGMSRAAINKHIQTLRDWGIDVFTVPGKGYSLPEPIQLLDAERIRNKVNYGNVTVLPVIDSTNQYLLDRITELQSGDACVAEYQQAGRGRRGRKWFSPFGANLYLSMFWRLEQGPAAAIGLSLVIGIVMAEVLQELGADKVRVKWPNDLYLNDRKLAGILVELIGRTGDAAHIVIGAGINLVMRRVENDVINQGWINLQEAGIVIDRNILAARLINELHDALRVFEQEGLAPYLHRWDKLDNFINRPVKLIIGDKEIFGISRGIDTQGALLLEQDGIIKPWLGGEISLRSAE